A genomic region of Prosthecobacter sp. contains the following coding sequences:
- a CDS encoding PSD1 and planctomycete cytochrome C domain-containing protein, giving the protein MTPRFQFPSLALGGFAVACSFASAADTFPPDQIEFFEKSIRPVLAERCYECHGAHKHQNGLRLDSRAAIVRGSEYGKVVEPGNPSASKLIKAINHAAGVEAMPKKGDKLPAPQIAALEKWISLGLPWPAEPEVADHAAPKADPMQHWAYKQVQKPALPAGFTGNPIDALVGAKLKAAGLDFAAPADPRTLTRRLHLTLTGLPPKSDESAQSDLAALIPKLLSNPAYGERWARFWLDVVRYADTNGYQVAGRSNFYPYAYTYRDWIVKSLNEDMPYDQFVSYQLAADRLTAATPNSPHLAALGFYNVGERFINDRVLIADDRIDVVGRGLMGLTVACARCHDHKFDPIPSRDYYAMFSIFNSSDEPDEPAMPIIGKAANEQEAKDYEAKIVEIEKKALDFKRTVYDEFRQPERLTEYLVFAQETVGIADSTVFRGKAGQMKLRDRVADQWRDFLKRYALNAKPHATMVAWKRFAELPAGEFAAKAPAIAQELAKPESGCSPEIAATFAKAPPKSMKDVASAYAQIILDSKVEPLRQLMQDKLSPMSVPVEGADAFFTRKDRETVVRLENERSKLDSTHAGAPPRAMVLLDKPKPNDVRIYIRGNPARQGDPAPRAWLTMFGGKKFTEGSGRLELAQHVASKDNPLTARVIANRVWMQHFGRPLVSQPSDFGVQTPKPVQADLLDYLAAYLMENGWSLKKLHMLILSSRTWQQSSHATPEKLTKDAENDLLSRFNRQRLDYETMRDAILSATGELDAAKQGGRAVELNAKDADTRRTLYLKVDRYDQASVPAMFDFANPDSHSPQRFNTTVPQQALFLMNSPFIRARADAIAKATPLKGSTLDSEAIRAMYQRILARDPQPDEVELAQRFAADAEALNGEKPFRWSYGSMKLSRTPDGKPAFAEFQPFAHLTERGGGGQKLWSPSDKIPSADPTWGHAFWANYGGHAAPKDLAVTARWHVPTDMKVSIDAVLSRSSDRGDGVRAWIHNSRSGVVSEYFCTPQNKKVPTQITTDVKRGDILSFVVHNESSTDSDSFDWQPQITRADNGEVLTHAKNDFCGSDRWPFGRQKPQQPLSQLAQVLMISNEFMFVD; this is encoded by the coding sequence ATGACCCCGCGTTTCCAGTTTCCCTCTCTCGCTTTGGGCGGCTTTGCCGTCGCCTGCTCGTTCGCCTCGGCGGCGGACACCTTTCCGCCGGACCAGATCGAGTTCTTTGAGAAAAGCATTCGTCCCGTGCTCGCCGAGCGCTGTTACGAGTGCCATGGGGCGCACAAACATCAAAACGGCCTGCGCCTCGATTCTCGTGCCGCCATCGTGCGCGGCAGCGAATACGGCAAAGTGGTCGAGCCGGGCAATCCGAGTGCGAGCAAGCTGATCAAGGCCATCAATCATGCTGCAGGTGTCGAGGCGATGCCGAAGAAGGGCGACAAACTGCCCGCACCGCAGATCGCCGCGCTGGAAAAATGGATCAGCCTCGGTCTGCCGTGGCCTGCGGAACCGGAGGTGGCCGATCATGCGGCCCCGAAGGCCGATCCGATGCAGCACTGGGCCTACAAGCAGGTGCAGAAGCCTGCGCTTCCCGCAGGTTTCACGGGCAATCCGATTGATGCCTTGGTCGGGGCCAAATTGAAAGCCGCCGGTCTTGATTTCGCCGCGCCAGCCGATCCACGCACGCTGACTCGTCGGCTGCATCTCACGCTCACCGGTCTGCCGCCGAAGTCGGATGAATCAGCCCAATCCGACCTCGCAGCGCTGATTCCCAAACTCCTCTCCAATCCCGCCTACGGCGAGCGCTGGGCGCGTTTCTGGCTCGATGTCGTGCGCTACGCGGACACAAACGGCTACCAGGTCGCCGGACGCAGCAATTTTTACCCCTACGCTTACACCTATCGCGACTGGATCGTGAAGTCGCTCAACGAGGACATGCCGTATGACCAGTTCGTGAGCTACCAGCTCGCGGCAGACCGTCTCACGGCGGCCACGCCGAATTCGCCGCATCTCGCGGCGCTGGGCTTCTACAATGTCGGCGAGCGCTTCATCAATGATCGCGTGCTCATCGCTGATGACCGCATTGATGTCGTGGGTCGCGGGCTGATGGGCCTCACGGTGGCTTGCGCGCGCTGCCACGATCACAAGTTCGATCCGATTCCCAGCCGCGACTACTACGCGATGTTCAGCATCTTCAACAGCAGCGACGAGCCGGACGAGCCTGCCATGCCCATCATCGGCAAGGCGGCGAACGAGCAGGAGGCCAAAGATTACGAAGCAAAGATTGTGGAGATCGAGAAGAAGGCGCTCGACTTCAAACGCACCGTTTACGACGAGTTCCGCCAGCCCGAGCGCCTCACCGAGTACCTCGTCTTTGCGCAGGAAACCGTCGGCATCGCGGACAGCACCGTGTTCAGGGGCAAAGCCGGCCAGATGAAGCTGCGGGACCGCGTGGCGGATCAGTGGCGTGACTTTTTGAAGCGTTACGCGCTCAATGCGAAGCCGCACGCCACGATGGTCGCGTGGAAACGCTTTGCCGAGCTGCCTGCGGGCGAATTTGCCGCCAAGGCGCCTGCGATTGCCCAGGAACTCGCGAAGCCGGAAAGCGGCTGCTCGCCGGAGATCGCCGCCACCTTTGCCAAAGCGCCGCCGAAGTCGATGAAGGACGTCGCCAGCGCCTACGCGCAGATCATTCTCGACAGCAAAGTGGAGCCGCTGCGCCAGCTCATGCAGGACAAGCTCTCGCCCATGTCCGTGCCCGTCGAAGGCGCGGACGCCTTCTTCACACGCAAGGACCGCGAGACCGTGGTGCGGCTGGAAAACGAGCGCTCGAAGCTCGACAGCACGCATGCCGGCGCACCACCGCGCGCGATGGTGCTGCTCGACAAACCAAAGCCCAATGACGTGCGCATTTACATCCGCGGCAATCCCGCGCGCCAGGGCGATCCTGCGCCGCGCGCGTGGCTCACGATGTTTGGCGGCAAGAAGTTCACGGAAGGCAGCGGCCGGCTTGAACTGGCCCAGCATGTCGCCAGCAAGGACAATCCGCTCACCGCCCGCGTCATTGCGAATCGCGTGTGGATGCAGCATTTCGGCAGGCCGCTCGTTTCGCAGCCCAGCGACTTCGGCGTGCAGACACCGAAGCCCGTGCAGGCTGATTTGCTCGACTACCTAGCCGCTTACCTCATGGAAAACGGCTGGAGCTTGAAGAAGCTGCACATGCTCATCTTGAGCAGCCGCACCTGGCAGCAGAGCAGCCATGCCACGCCGGAAAAACTCACGAAGGACGCCGAGAACGACCTGCTCAGCCGCTTCAACCGCCAGCGTCTGGATTACGAGACGATGCGCGACGCCATCCTCTCCGCCACGGGCGAACTGGACGCCGCGAAGCAAGGCGGACGCGCCGTCGAGTTGAACGCGAAGGACGCCGACACCCGCCGCACGCTTTACCTCAAAGTGGACCGCTACGATCAGGCCAGCGTGCCCGCGATGTTCGACTTCGCCAATCCCGACAGCCACAGCCCGCAGCGCTTCAACACCACCGTGCCACAGCAGGCGCTGTTTTTGATGAACAGCCCTTTCATACGCGCCCGTGCCGATGCCATCGCCAAGGCCACGCCGCTGAAAGGCAGCACGCTCGATTCCGAGGCCATCCGTGCGATGTATCAGCGCATCCTCGCCCGCGATCCGCAGCCCGATGAAGTCGAGCTGGCCCAGCGCTTCGCGGCGGATGCGGAAGCGCTCAATGGTGAAAAACCCTTCCGCTGGAGCTACGGCTCGATGAAGCTTTCCCGCACGCCGGATGGCAAACCTGCCTTCGCCGAGTTCCAGCCCTTCGCCCACCTCACCGAGCGCGGTGGTGGCGGGCAGAAGCTCTGGAGTCCGAGTGATAAAATCCCCAGCGCCGATCCGACATGGGGCCATGCCTTCTGGGCGAACTACGGCGGTCATGCCGCGCCCAAAGACCTCGCTGTCACCGCCCGGTGGCATGTGCCCACGGACATGAAAGTCAGCATCGACGCCGTCTTGAGCCGCAGCAGTGATCGCGGCGACGGCGTCCGCGCTTGGATTCACAACAGCCGCAGCGGAGTCGTCTCCGAATACTTCTGCACCCCGCAGAACAAGAAAGTGCCCACCCAGATCACCACCGACGTGAAGCGAGGTGACATCTTGAGCTTCGTCGTTCACAACGAATCCAGCACCGACAGCGACAGCTTCGACTGGCAGCCCCAGATCACCCGTGCTGACAACGGCGAAGTCCTCACCCATGCCAAGAATGACTTCTGCGGCTCCGATCGCTGGCCCTTCGGCCGCCAAAAGCCCCAGCAGCCGCTCAGCCAGCTCGCGCAGGTGCTCATGATCAGCAACGAGTTCATGTTTGTGGATTGA
- a CDS encoding SUMF1/EgtB/PvdO family nonheme iron enzyme, whose protein sequence is MSAAAKILCLTALGVLLAGMGWMLAAHLGLVTTSLLTADLIGVGGLLLLACILVLLPRTRWGRWLTGMMTTATMALVISSTGLGTRWIRAQLADEWQIVTPPLFLGMAELGKAQTDSYAQKLEKEGRLYEAFAAYRDELAYHLALHSHAQVHVLALKLHALAAKLEPPPVLPAALESIFEQARKHLGEARTQNDLSKAVQDFRDCAQIAPWIPEAYYYLSVAEAAADELRAAERHLRTYLAMKPDAVKAEAVRKFQTGLDQRIHAMRGWENSLGMRFIPLPGTTVRFSVWETREKDYSQFVEDTGRPWDRKTAINIYGWEPATVVNLYDAAAFCSWLTQKERRDGLIGEHDYYRLPTQEEWTLAAGKASGTFPWGETWPPPPGAGNFRGGEIRERYEKLRAAGLVSAKTMTEDGGGIEGYEDAFATLAPVGSFEPNAQGLYDLAGNAWEWCAGTMADVALPMFASDEKSALGFARGGSYSTDDKETAASLHKKVMPAFESLYEDTGFRCVLARDFTLLSLHEVSDTPVEESLPLKEFGINQPGHARALPVIMAHNLLGLSIATSWHSPKMEIEFESQDERLRDPAGWRQGRHLMLMLDGKPADSFLVTEHGFLIEDVTQRIKITFASQDDLNRVKTLLEPRLSPRH, encoded by the coding sequence ATGTCAGCCGCCGCCAAAATCTTGTGCCTGACCGCCTTGGGCGTCCTGCTGGCGGGCATGGGCTGGATGCTGGCCGCGCATCTCGGCCTAGTGACGACCAGTCTTTTGACGGCAGATTTGATCGGCGTGGGCGGGCTGCTGCTGCTCGCCTGCATCCTGGTGCTGCTGCCGCGCACACGCTGGGGCAGATGGCTGACCGGCATGATGACCACGGCCACCATGGCACTCGTCATCAGTAGCACAGGGCTGGGCACACGCTGGATCAGGGCGCAGTTGGCGGATGAATGGCAGATCGTCACGCCGCCGCTTTTTTTGGGGATGGCGGAACTTGGCAAGGCACAGACGGACTCGTATGCGCAGAAGCTGGAGAAGGAGGGCCGGCTTTATGAGGCGTTTGCGGCTTACCGCGATGAGCTGGCCTATCATCTCGCGCTGCACAGCCATGCGCAGGTGCATGTGCTTGCGCTGAAGCTGCACGCGCTCGCTGCGAAACTGGAACCACCGCCAGTGCTCCCCGCCGCGCTCGAATCCATCTTTGAGCAGGCGCGCAAACATCTCGGCGAAGCGCGGACACAGAATGATCTGAGCAAGGCGGTTCAAGATTTCCGCGACTGCGCGCAGATCGCGCCGTGGATTCCTGAAGCGTATTATTATCTCAGCGTGGCGGAGGCTGCGGCGGATGAGCTGCGCGCGGCAGAGCGGCATCTGCGAACTTACCTGGCGATGAAGCCCGACGCAGTGAAAGCCGAGGCCGTGCGAAAATTTCAAACCGGTCTCGATCAACGCATCCATGCCATGAGAGGCTGGGAAAACAGCCTCGGCATGCGGTTCATCCCGCTGCCGGGTACCACGGTGCGGTTCAGCGTATGGGAGACGCGCGAGAAGGACTACAGCCAGTTCGTGGAGGATACCGGACGACCGTGGGATCGAAAGACGGCCATCAACATCTACGGCTGGGAGCCTGCCACGGTGGTCAATCTGTACGACGCTGCCGCCTTTTGTTCCTGGCTGACACAAAAGGAGCGGCGTGACGGTCTCATCGGCGAACACGATTACTACCGCCTGCCGACACAGGAAGAATGGACGCTCGCCGCAGGCAAGGCATCCGGCACCTTCCCGTGGGGCGAAACATGGCCGCCACCACCCGGTGCGGGCAATTTTAGAGGAGGTGAAATCCGCGAGCGTTATGAAAAGCTCCGGGCCGCAGGGCTGGTGTCAGCCAAAACAATGACCGAGGACGGTGGCGGCATCGAAGGCTATGAGGATGCCTTTGCGACACTCGCGCCGGTCGGCAGTTTTGAACCCAATGCGCAGGGGCTTTACGACCTGGCGGGCAACGCCTGGGAATGGTGCGCGGGCACGATGGCGGATGTGGCGCTGCCGATGTTCGCTTCTGATGAGAAAAGCGCGCTGGGGTTCGCGCGCGGCGGCAGTTACAGCACCGATGACAAGGAGACTGCGGCATCACTGCACAAGAAAGTCATGCCTGCGTTTGAGTCGCTGTACGAGGACACCGGCTTCCGCTGCGTGCTGGCGCGGGATTTCACCCTGCTGAGTCTGCATGAGGTGAGTGACACGCCTGTCGAGGAGAGCTTGCCGTTGAAGGAGTTTGGCATCAACCAACCTGGTCATGCCCGCGCCTTGCCGGTGATCATGGCTCACAACCTTCTTGGTTTGTCGATCGCAACTTCCTGGCACAGCCCGAAGATGGAAATCGAGTTTGAATCGCAGGATGAACGGCTGCGCGATCCTGCCGGCTGGCGCCAAGGACGGCACCTGATGCTCATGCTCGACGGCAAACCGGCGGATTCATTCCTCGTCACGGAACACGGGTTCCTGATTGAGGATGTGACACAACGGATCAAAATCACCTTTGCCAGCCAGGACGACCTGAACCGCGTGAAGACGCTGCTGGAGCCACGCCTGTCACCTCGCCACTGA
- a CDS encoding DUF6210 family protein → MTSPLFTIELDEMTGLGLIIACPSRVAYSNQVGGYACRHPEIEGVFVPLPGSAAEKLNAYFTGPKWNGRCYDAIDEETASFIDSILRELDLGSSLCVDREKLEESCEAWIWVKISMNSLLWLGLNEGDGILTWENSD, encoded by the coding sequence ATGACTTCCCCGCTCTTCACCATCGAACTCGACGAAATGACCGGCCTCGGTCTCATCATCGCCTGTCCGTCCCGCGTGGCTTACTCGAATCAAGTCGGCGGCTATGCCTGCCGGCATCCCGAGATCGAGGGCGTCTTCGTTCCTTTGCCAGGAAGCGCCGCTGAGAAGCTGAATGCGTACTTCACCGGCCCGAAATGGAATGGCCGCTGTTACGATGCCATCGATGAGGAGACCGCGAGCTTCATCGACTCGATTCTGCGCGAGCTGGACCTGGGCAGCTCGCTGTGCGTAGATCGTGAAAAACTCGAAGAATCATGCGAAGCGTGGATCTGGGTCAAAATCAGCATGAACAGCCTGCTCTGGCTCGGATTGAATGAGGGCGATGGCATCTTGACCTGGGAGAACAGTGATTGA
- the ftsA gene encoding cell division protein FtsA, whose translation MAKSTIYAGLEIGTHKICVVVGEAKRDGAIKILGVGQAPSRGVRKGEIVDFEKVQTCVNDALVRAEDRSDVMIRNVFLGVTGAHIESLNNRGRHRLPDDQTEITEDDVEESKEIARSVSIPQSNVFLHSVTRQYIVDGVEAVRQPIGREGRTLEADYHIIHGIRGRVQNAIRCVREIPLEVEDVVFNPVAAAQVVLTREAKMQGALMIDFGAGTCDYVLYEDGMITASGCVPLGGDHITNDVSMALQIPNGRAERLKVEEGSVLYDEVPAGEMLSIEDDTGLILGEVERAFLNEVMNLRTKEILTQVRVRVEDHLGRLGAGVYLTGGVSLMKGVDAVAREVFGIKVTRAGSAPVSGITATFENPQYSAPIGLIRYAQILDSEKPFLSPLKRLGRRMQELLSAVTF comes from the coding sequence ATGGCCAAAAGCACGATCTACGCAGGACTCGAAATCGGAACGCACAAGATTTGTGTCGTCGTCGGCGAGGCGAAGCGTGACGGAGCCATCAAGATCCTTGGCGTCGGCCAGGCGCCCTCACGTGGCGTGCGCAAAGGCGAGATCGTCGATTTTGAAAAGGTGCAGACCTGCGTGAACGACGCGCTCGTGCGTGCCGAGGACCGCAGCGATGTGATGATCCGCAACGTCTTCCTCGGCGTTACCGGCGCTCACATTGAAAGCCTCAATAACCGTGGCCGTCATCGTCTGCCGGACGATCAGACCGAGATCACTGAGGATGATGTCGAGGAGTCCAAGGAGATCGCACGCAGTGTCTCCATTCCGCAGTCGAATGTGTTTCTGCACAGTGTCACACGGCAGTACATCGTCGATGGCGTGGAGGCCGTGCGGCAGCCGATTGGCCGTGAAGGGCGCACTTTGGAGGCGGACTACCACATCATTCACGGCATTCGCGGCCGGGTGCAGAACGCCATCCGCTGCGTGCGCGAGATTCCGCTCGAAGTGGAGGACGTGGTGTTCAATCCCGTCGCCGCGGCCCAGGTGGTGCTGACCCGTGAGGCAAAAATGCAAGGGGCGCTCATGATCGACTTCGGCGCAGGCACCTGCGACTACGTTTTGTACGAGGACGGCATGATCACCGCATCCGGCTGTGTGCCGCTCGGTGGCGATCACATCACCAACGACGTTTCCATGGCGTTGCAGATTCCGAATGGCCGAGCCGAACGCCTCAAGGTGGAGGAAGGCAGCGTTTTGTATGATGAAGTGCCCGCAGGCGAGATGCTCAGCATCGAAGACGACACCGGTCTGATCCTCGGCGAGGTCGAGCGCGCGTTTCTCAATGAAGTCATGAACCTGCGCACCAAGGAAATTCTCACGCAGGTGCGTGTGCGCGTGGAGGACCACCTCGGCCGTCTCGGCGCGGGTGTTTATCTCACGGGTGGCGTCAGCCTGATGAAAGGCGTTGACGCCGTCGCCCGCGAAGTGTTTGGAATCAAAGTCACCCGCGCAGGTTCGGCTCCCGTCAGCGGCATCACCGCCACGTTCGAAAATCCGCAATACTCCGCCCCCATCGGCCTCATTCGTTATGCGCAGATCCTGGACAGCGAGAAGCCTTTTCTCTCCCCTCTGAAGCGTCTTGGCCGGCGCATGCAAGAACTCCTTTCAGCCGTCACTTTTTAA
- a CDS encoding membrane dipeptidase, whose amino-acid sequence MNDISRRRLLQTLPLAALASSFHIHVRSQESKKSWITGNPAIDKPREVAINLLKPTQAQIEHAWELHFGSVVFESYGFAPRCAIDAEAMNEVIKAGASAAEIADIRESMSMNRNATNERERKEFLDAFHAAGVTCIFQNTGEEGSDPMRLIKRLAHFTKATDLMKPALSKVVTAEEIVALKKSGNVGLCFTTNGVPLMMDWESVKDELRFIRIFHELGTRMMHATYNRRNPIGDGAGEPHDGGLSDFGHAAVAEMNKIGVIVDVAHSGWKTAFDAAKASAKPMVASHTTCASLYKHFRGKPDDTIKAICDTDGLVGMCCIPRFLGGKGDITALMDHLDHVIKKFGSKHAAIGCDVAYTSRFDKEQRAKLMKAPGGRADRWEHLWPKDDYQTTIEAEQSVAWSNWPLFTLGMIMRGHSDDTIRQVIGGNMLRVLKANQA is encoded by the coding sequence ATGAACGACATTTCCCGCCGCCGTCTTCTGCAAACCCTGCCGCTCGCCGCCCTCGCTAGCAGCTTTCACATCCATGTCCGCTCGCAGGAGTCAAAAAAGTCCTGGATCACCGGCAACCCGGCCATCGACAAACCGCGCGAGGTTGCGATCAACCTGCTGAAGCCCACGCAGGCGCAGATCGAGCACGCATGGGAGCTGCATTTCGGCTCGGTGGTGTTTGAGAGCTACGGATTCGCGCCACGCTGCGCCATTGATGCGGAGGCGATGAACGAGGTGATCAAAGCGGGCGCGTCAGCGGCGGAGATCGCCGATATACGCGAATCCATGTCGATGAACCGCAACGCGACGAACGAGCGCGAGCGCAAGGAGTTCCTCGACGCCTTCCATGCCGCCGGTGTGACCTGCATTTTCCAAAACACCGGCGAGGAAGGCAGCGATCCGATGCGCCTGATCAAACGTCTCGCACATTTCACGAAGGCCACCGACCTGATGAAGCCCGCGCTGTCGAAAGTGGTCACGGCGGAGGAAATCGTGGCCTTGAAAAAGTCAGGGAATGTTGGCCTGTGCTTCACCACCAACGGCGTGCCGCTGATGATGGACTGGGAAAGCGTGAAGGATGAGCTGCGCTTCATCCGCATCTTCCATGAGCTCGGCACACGCATGATGCACGCCACCTACAACCGCCGGAACCCCATTGGTGATGGCGCGGGCGAGCCGCACGACGGCGGATTGAGCGACTTCGGCCATGCCGCCGTCGCGGAGATGAACAAGATCGGCGTCATCGTCGATGTGGCGCACAGCGGCTGGAAAACGGCCTTCGATGCCGCCAAGGCCTCCGCGAAGCCGATGGTGGCGAGTCACACGACCTGCGCCTCGCTCTACAAACACTTCCGTGGCAAGCCGGATGATACCATCAAGGCCATCTGCGACACCGACGGCCTCGTCGGCATGTGCTGCATCCCACGTTTCCTCGGCGGCAAGGGCGACATCACCGCACTGATGGATCACCTCGACCACGTCATCAAAAAGTTCGGCTCCAAGCACGCCGCCATCGGCTGCGATGTGGCCTACACCTCGCGCTTTGACAAAGAACAGCGCGCCAAGCTCATGAAAGCCCCTGGCGGCAGGGCGGATCGCTGGGAGCATCTGTGGCCGAAGGATGACTATCAAACGACCATCGAGGCCGAGCAGAGTGTCGCCTGGTCCAACTGGCCGCTCTTCACCCTCGGCATGATCATGCGCGGCCACAGCGACGACACCATCCGGCAGGTGATCGGCGGAAACATGCTGCGCGTGCTGAAGGCGAACCAAGCCTGA
- a CDS encoding DUF1501 domain-containing protein, whose translation MFRIPGVPGKDLCDKHLGFSRRDILRVGGGSMMGLTLNNILRAQSASAATAPTGAGRAGWGKAKHILMIYLQGGPSHLDLWDPKENVPDNVRSMFKTIPTKVPGKHFTEILPQLAKVNDKFTMINSMSYTPNGLFNHTAAIYQIMTGYTTDKVSPSGQLEPPNAKDFPNFGSNIVRLKPLKEPMLPFVQLPRPLQESNVVGKGGGAGFLGKAYDPYTLFPDGDDLDMGKMDRIKIDDLQLRPDLFSVRLERRAKLRNAINDQMPTIEAAVKDMSLDSYYSQALDLISSGRARDAFALDREAVSMRDRYGRNTFGQSCLLARRLLEAGTRVVEVIWPKVANSDNHSWDHHTGLTTRMKTQSGPMLDQGLSALFEDLDASGLLDETLVVALGEFGRSPEKGVSTSGNSNSADGRDHWPYCYTAVIGGAGIKRGYVHGKSDATGSAPAEDPVHPTELLATMYHAVGIDPETIVYNHLNQPRELVKAKPVTKLFA comes from the coding sequence ATGTTCCGTATTCCTGGCGTTCCCGGCAAAGACCTTTGTGACAAGCATCTCGGCTTCTCGCGTCGCGACATCCTGCGCGTCGGCGGCGGCTCGATGATGGGCCTCACGCTCAACAACATCCTCCGTGCGCAGTCCGCCAGTGCCGCCACAGCACCCACAGGCGCAGGGCGTGCCGGATGGGGCAAGGCGAAGCACATCCTCATGATTTATCTCCAGGGCGGCCCCAGCCATCTCGATCTCTGGGATCCGAAGGAGAACGTACCGGACAATGTGCGCAGCATGTTCAAGACGATTCCGACCAAAGTTCCCGGCAAGCACTTCACCGAGATCCTGCCGCAGCTCGCGAAGGTGAACGACAAGTTCACGATGATCAATTCGATGAGCTACACGCCGAACGGTCTCTTCAATCACACGGCGGCCATCTACCAGATCATGACCGGCTACACGACCGACAAAGTCAGTCCCTCCGGCCAGCTCGAACCGCCGAACGCCAAGGACTTCCCCAATTTCGGCAGCAACATCGTGCGCCTCAAGCCGCTGAAGGAGCCGATGCTCCCATTCGTGCAGTTGCCGCGCCCCTTGCAAGAATCCAACGTCGTCGGCAAAGGCGGCGGTGCTGGCTTCCTCGGCAAGGCCTACGATCCTTACACGCTCTTCCCCGATGGCGACGACCTCGATATGGGCAAGATGGACCGCATCAAGATCGACGACCTCCAGCTTCGCCCAGATCTCTTCAGCGTGCGGCTCGAACGCCGTGCGAAGCTGCGCAATGCCATCAACGACCAGATGCCCACCATCGAGGCTGCCGTGAAGGACATGAGCCTCGACAGCTATTACAGTCAGGCGCTTGATCTCATCTCCAGCGGCCGTGCGCGCGATGCTTTCGCGCTCGATCGCGAAGCGGTGTCGATGCGCGACCGTTATGGCCGCAACACCTTCGGGCAAAGCTGCCTCCTGGCCCGTCGTCTGCTCGAAGCCGGCACCCGCGTCGTGGAAGTCATCTGGCCCAAGGTCGCCAACTCTGACAATCATTCGTGGGACCACCACACCGGCCTCACCACGCGCATGAAGACTCAGAGCGGCCCGATGCTCGACCAGGGTCTCAGCGCGCTGTTTGAAGATCTCGACGCCAGCGGCTTGCTCGATGAAACGCTCGTCGTCGCCCTCGGCGAATTCGGTCGCAGCCCCGAAAAAGGCGTCTCCACCAGCGGCAACAGCAACAGCGCCGATGGTCGCGACCACTGGCCGTATTGCTACACCGCCGTCATCGGTGGTGCCGGCATCAAGCGCGGCTACGTACACGGCAAATCCGACGCCACCGGCTCCGCCCCGGCTGAAGACCCCGTGCATCCCACCGAACTCCTCGCCACCATGTATCACGCCGTCGGCATCGACCCCGAGACGATTGTTTACAATCATCTCAACCAGCCGCGTGAACTCGTGAAGGCCAAGCCGGTGACGAAGCTGTTTGCGTAA
- a CDS encoding sterol desaturase family protein, with the protein MTLPAIILSTGLSILFLVVLFRPLEKLFPAREGQKFLRPAFWTDLFFLLGQYLLWSGLVFWALNHFRGWLDGIVPANFRAAVAAQSWWLQAIEMIVLSDFIIYWAHRLQHRVPFLWRFHSIHHSAEHLDWLAAHREHPLDTIYTVGLINLPAFILGFPLETLAGFLAFRGLWAIFIHSNVRLPIGPLRMIIGAPELHHWHHDKARDAGNYANISPLMDILFGTYRCPDHEPEAFGIHEPISRHYLGQLWHPFRRRKKDAA; encoded by the coding sequence ATGACTCTCCCAGCCATCATCCTCTCCACCGGTTTGAGCATCCTCTTCCTCGTGGTACTGTTCCGGCCGTTGGAAAAGCTCTTCCCCGCTCGTGAAGGCCAAAAGTTCCTGCGGCCGGCGTTCTGGACCGATTTGTTCTTTCTCCTCGGCCAATACCTGCTCTGGAGCGGCCTAGTGTTCTGGGCGCTGAATCACTTCCGTGGCTGGCTCGATGGCATCGTGCCCGCGAACTTCCGTGCCGCCGTCGCCGCGCAGTCGTGGTGGCTGCAGGCCATCGAAATGATCGTGCTGAGCGACTTCATCATCTATTGGGCGCATCGATTGCAGCATCGCGTGCCGTTCCTGTGGCGCTTTCATTCCATCCATCACAGCGCCGAGCATCTCGACTGGCTGGCGGCGCACCGGGAGCATCCGCTCGACACGATTTACACCGTCGGCCTCATCAACCTGCCCGCGTTCATCCTCGGCTTTCCGTTGGAAACGCTGGCCGGCTTCCTCGCCTTTCGTGGTCTGTGGGCCATCTTCATTCACTCGAACGTGCGTCTGCCCATCGGTCCGCTGCGCATGATCATCGGCGCGCCGGAACTTCATCACTGGCATCACGACAAGGCGCGTGATGCGGGCAACTACGCGAACATCTCGCCGCTGATGGACATCCTTTTCGGCACCTATCGCTGTCCGGATCACGAACCCGAGGCCTTCGGCATCCACGAACCGATTTCGAGGCACTACCTCGGCCAGCTTTGGCATCCCTTCCGCCGCCGGAAGAAGGACGCGGCATGA